From Yersinia hibernica, a single genomic window includes:
- a CDS encoding YeiH family protein, with the protein MATSHIKTLSRPQLPALFRYIPGLVLTGVITGLALTVGDMPWFIDMGLGALTLAILFGIVVGNTLYPWVQPVCADGVVLAKQHLLRLGIILYGFRLTFQQVADVGATGMIIDLLTLSSTFILACWLGKRVFGLDQQTVMLIGAGSSICGAAAIMATEPVLKADASKVAVAVATVVIFGTLAIFVYPWLYQLNLHYQWLPFSQETFGIFAGSTIHEVAQVVAAGHAIGPDAENAAVITKMIRVMMLAPFLLLLSAYLGRSSVKNSGEKQEKSAITIPWFAVIFILMAGFNSLNLLPAAWVSQLITLDTILLAMAMAALGLTTHVGSIRQAGVKPLLLALMLFVWLLVGGTGINLLVQHIAG; encoded by the coding sequence ATGGCGACTTCTCATATTAAAACACTCTCTCGACCACAACTACCGGCTCTGTTCCGCTATATTCCGGGTTTGGTATTGACTGGTGTGATAACTGGGTTAGCGCTCACCGTCGGTGACATGCCGTGGTTTATCGACATGGGGCTCGGGGCGCTGACCCTGGCAATTCTATTCGGCATTGTGGTGGGCAACACTTTGTACCCCTGGGTACAACCGGTTTGCGCTGACGGGGTGGTGCTCGCCAAACAACATTTACTGCGCTTGGGCATCATTTTGTATGGCTTCCGGCTCACCTTCCAGCAAGTGGCCGACGTGGGCGCAACCGGGATGATTATTGACCTATTAACCCTCAGCTCAACCTTTATATTGGCCTGCTGGCTGGGGAAACGCGTGTTTGGTCTTGACCAGCAAACCGTGATGTTAATTGGTGCCGGCAGTAGCATTTGTGGGGCGGCGGCCATTATGGCGACCGAGCCGGTGTTGAAAGCCGATGCCAGCAAAGTGGCGGTAGCCGTCGCGACAGTGGTGATTTTCGGAACACTGGCGATTTTTGTCTACCCTTGGTTATATCAGCTAAATCTACATTATCAATGGCTACCATTTAGTCAGGAAACCTTTGGTATCTTTGCCGGCTCGACTATTCATGAAGTGGCACAGGTGGTAGCAGCCGGACATGCCATTGGCCCTGATGCTGAAAATGCGGCTGTCATTACCAAAATGATCCGCGTCATGATGCTGGCCCCATTCTTACTGTTATTGTCGGCTTATTTGGGCCGCAGCAGTGTAAAAAATAGTGGCGAAAAACAGGAAAAAAGTGCCATCACCATCCCATGGTTCGCGGTGATATTTATCTTGATGGCCGGTTTTAACTCATTGAATTTACTGCCAGCAGCTTGGGTTAGCCAACTAATCACATTGGACACCATCTTGCTGGCGATGGCGATGGCAGCACTGGGCTTAACGACTCATGTAGGCTCCATCCGCCAAGCGGGTGTCAAACCTCTGCTGCTGGCGTTGATGCTGTTTGTCTGGTTGCTGGTCGGCGGGACCGGTATCAACTTACTGGTGCAGCATATTGCCGGTTAA